A stretch of the Clostridiales bacterium genome encodes the following:
- a CDS encoding PilT/PilU family type 4a pilus ATPase, which translates to MVGVLDDILRKALEYKGSDVFIVPGAQIMTKASGKMIPITEDRAFPADIATLVARAYELAGRTRETMDAEGDDDFSFAVRDLSRFRCNTYRQRGSLAMTCRVVAFGVPNPIDRHIPDVVMRLADLRSGMILVTGPAGSGKSTTLACMVDKINQTRDGHIITIEDPIEYLHPHKKCIVSQREVPGDASSFARALRAALRQAPDVIMLGEMRDIETISTAITAAETGHLLLSSLHTLGAAKTIDRVIDAFPANQQNQIRAQLSMVLRAVVSQRLILTKDGTLYPVFEVMRVNPAIQNLIREGKTHQIDNAIFGGGEDMLSMDTELARLVKDGKIEKEAATLMAIHPETVERQARFMR; encoded by the coding sequence ATGGTAGGAGTTCTTGACGATATCCTGAGAAAGGCACTTGAGTACAAGGGATCCGACGTGTTTATCGTGCCGGGCGCCCAGATCATGACCAAAGCAAGCGGAAAGATGATTCCGATCACTGAGGACCGGGCTTTCCCGGCGGATATCGCGACGCTGGTGGCCCGGGCCTACGAGCTGGCCGGACGCACCCGCGAGACGATGGACGCAGAAGGCGATGACGACTTTTCCTTCGCCGTGCGCGATCTTTCCCGTTTCCGCTGCAATACCTACCGGCAGCGGGGGTCCCTGGCCATGACCTGCCGCGTGGTGGCGTTCGGCGTGCCGAACCCCATCGACCGGCATATTCCGGACGTGGTGATGCGGCTGGCGGACCTCCGCAGCGGCATGATCCTCGTAACCGGACCGGCCGGAAGCGGCAAGAGCACCACGCTGGCCTGCATGGTGGACAAGATCAACCAGACGCGGGACGGACATATCATTACTATTGAAGACCCGATTGAATACCTGCACCCGCACAAGAAATGCATTGTGAGCCAGCGCGAAGTGCCCGGGGATGCCTCCAGTTTCGCCCGCGCACTGCGTGCCGCGCTGCGCCAGGCGCCGGACGTAATCATGCTCGGTGAAATGCGCGATATCGAAACGATTTCCACCGCCATCACCGCCGCGGAAACCGGACACCTGCTGCTGTCCTCCCTGCACACGCTGGGCGCCGCGAAGACGATCGACCGCGTGATCGACGCGTTCCCGGCCAACCAGCAGAACCAGATCCGGGCCCAGCTGTCCATGGTGCTGCGCGCTGTGGTCTCCCAGCGCCTGATCCTGACAAAGGACGGCACGCTGTACCCCGTGTTCGAGGTGATGCGCGTGAATCCGGCCATCCAGAACCTGATCCGCGAGGGCAAGACCCACCAGATCGACAACGCGATCTTCGGCGGCGGCGAGGACATGCTGTCCATGGATACCGAGCTGGCCCGCCTGGTAAAGGACGGAAAGATCGAAAAGGAAGCTGCCACCCTGATGGCCATCCACCCCGAAACGGTGGAGCGCCAGGCGAGGTTTATGCGGTAA